Proteins encoded within one genomic window of Esox lucius isolate fEsoLuc1 chromosome 12, fEsoLuc1.pri, whole genome shotgun sequence:
- the LOC105013937 gene encoding EMILIN-3 gives MRLSQAALQPFILGVLLSLVDTKGTFYGTGLGNPFYGGHGNRYNLYKSGHSTLGKHMTRHKNHCAYVVQKNITCTMQDGMATYVKAEYTTKCIWGQKCPVVMYRSFYKPKYKVGHKTITELEWRCCPGYSGENCYDGPTSMPDTPLFKGGAPYRPGMKGYPHGQPRPPLDHKPVPGGANLEPGRPFPSQPDSRPIPSGHLPIGNVKPNYGNKVGVSGERLDQMEEDLRRLAQGLDTLNGMVVGLEERLRLSLREDTNRMLVSLLSTAPRRSDSSIGFGVIPDGAPDGLDEGEDFPGFGDLAGKVTEVKDELRAKGHMLEEIQGMVLGHDGQLKRLFEAVTGRPVTGTGSPSVLEELLDAKLADVRADILDGFERRLSVLENHCDERIGEVQRQCHNEHMNGQEQIQQSLDGRETGLREELGTLQAQIQGLTLTESCCGQVNSLSQRVLMLEESVKGLTESQRQLQAALTEQTIHLETLIEGRLEYVDARLNSTESGDVGFGVVPGGLDGFKILLEDKLRTLEERVFVAVEELSNATAPALLEGHVVPALENEIESVRRRVEGDLDGIQKQLTDLELLCTSSCSPATPPGGGMGTGLEEDCGEVEKNLSGRVDSHTDRLDRLNATLLTLLSRLDQEDEEGSVQGEITLLKINVHSVNRTLKGLRDSVSLFTKEVGNANATWTQRENQLVNQVQGITQLVGQQASLLGAGERRLAQLKGELVSLRRRLAGELQGCRSTALGVQREVKEVDSRVTHVEGQCGSLGELAEHLERIRAELETHSDSYLSQVNGTLASHSTQLAELKGEIKDCVGKGSANQRGDQ, from the exons ATGAGGTTGTCTCAAGCTGCTTTGCAGCCCTTCATTCTGGGGGTTCTGCTATCACTTGTGGACACCAAAGGAACCTTCTATGGGACAGGCCTTGGTAACCCGTTCTATGGAGGCCATGGCAACAGATACAACCTGTACAAGTCTGGACACTCCACCCTGGGGAAGCATATGACCCGCCACAA AAATCACTGTGCGTATGTGGTCCAGAAGAACATCACATGCACCATGCAGGACGGCATGGCCACCTATGTCAAGGCGGAGTACACCACCAAGTGCATCTGGGGGCAGAAGTGTCCTGTCGTCAT GTACCGGAGCTTCTACAAGCCTAAGTACAAGGTGGGCCATAAGACCATTACGGAGCTGGAATGGAGGTGTTGTCCGGGGTACTCTGGAGAGAACTGTTACGACGGGCCCACCTCCATGCCAGATACACCTCTGTTCAAAGGGGGTGCCCCCTACCGGCCTGGGATGAAAGGGTACCCCCACGGCCAACCCAGACCCCCCCTGGACCACAAACCTGTCCCCGGTGGAGCTAATCTGGAGCCAGGGAGGCCTTTCCCAAGTCAGCCTGATAGCAGACCCATTCCCTCTGGACATCTGCCCATTGGGAATGTCAAGCCTAACTATG gtAATAAAGTTGGTGTCAGCGGCGAGCGTCTGGACCAAATGGAGGAGGACCTGCGCCGTCTGGCCCAGGGCCTGGACACTCTGAACGGGATGGTGGTGGGACTAGAGGAGCGTCTGCGCCTCTCGCTCCGGGAGGACACGAACAGGATGCTGGTGTCATTGCTCTCCACGGCGCCCCGTCGCTCCGACTCCTCCATTGGCTTCGGGGTGATCCCAGACGGGGCCCCGGATGGACTGGATGAGGGAGAAGACTTCCCTGGATTTGGGGATCTGGCTGGGAAGGTGACAGAGGTGAAGGATGAGCTCAGAGCCAAGGGACACATGCTGGAGGAgatacag GGCATGGTCCTGGGCCATGACGGGCAGCTGAAGAGGCTGTTTGAGGCCGTGACCGGCAGGCCTGTCACCGGGACAGGCTCCCCTTCTGTCCTGGAGGAGCTGCTGGATGCTAAGCTGGCCGATGTCCGTGCTGACATCCTGGATGGCTTCGAGAGACGTTTGTCAGTCCTGGAGAACCACTGTGATGAGAGGATCGGAGAGGTCCAAAGACAGTGTCACAACGAGCACATGAATGGCCAGGAGCAGATCCAGCAATCGCTGGACGGCAGAGAAACCGGATTGAGAGAGGAGCTTGGGACTCTTCAAGCCCAGATACAGGGTCTTACCCTCACTGAAAGCTGCTGCGGACAG GTGAACAGCCTGTCTCAGAGAGTGTTGATGTTGGAGGAATCGGTGAAGGGATTGACGGAGTCTCAACGCCAGCTCCAGGCAGCACTCACCGAGCAGACCATCCACCTGGAGACCCTGATAGAGGGCCGTCTTGAGTACGTGGATGCCCGGCTCAACAGCACCGAGTCCGGGGACGTGGGTTTTGGTGTGGTGCCTGGGGGCCTGGACGGCTTCAAGATCCTGCTGGAGGACAAGCTGAGGACCCTGGAGGAGAGGGTCTTTGTGGCCGTGGAGGAGCTGAGCAACGCCACTGCCCCCGCTCTGCTGGAGGGTCACGTGGTGCCCGCTCTAGAGAACGAGATCGAGTCGGTCAgaaggagggtggagggagaccTGGATGGCATCCAGAAACAACTCACAGACCTGGAGCTCCTCTGCACATCCTCCTGCTCACCCGCCACACCTCCTGGAGGAGGCATGGGGACAGGCCTGGAGGAGGACTGCGGGGAGGTGGAGAAGAATTTGTCGGGTCGTGTGGACTCCCACACTGACCGGCTGGACCGTCTCAACGCCACCTTGCTGACACTGCTGAGCCGTCTTGACCAGGAGGATGAAGAAGGCTCCGTCCAGGGAGAGATCACCCTCCTGAAGATCAACGTCCACTCTGTGAACCGCACCCTGAAGGGCCTGAGGGACTCCGTCAGCCTGTTTACCAAGGAGGTTGGCAACGCTAACGCCACgtggacacagagagagaaccagCTAGTCAACCAGGTCCAGGGCATCACCCAGCTGGTAGGGCAACAGGCCTCTCTCCTAGGGGCCGGGGAGCGACGATTAGCCCAGCTGAAGGGGGAGCTGGTTAGCCTGAGGAGGAGGCTGGCTGGAGAGCTGCAGGGCTGCCGGAGCACAGCCTTGGGGGtgcagagggaggtgaaggaggtggATAGTCGTGTTACCCACGTGGAGGGACAGTGTGGCAGCCTGGGGGAGCTGGCAGAACACCTGGAGAGGATCAGGGCAGAGTTGGAGACGCACTCAGACTCGTACCTGTCACAGGTCAACGGAACCTTGGCCAGTCACTCTACCCAGCTGGCCGAGCTCAAGGGAGAAATCAAAGACTGTGTCGGAAAAGgctcagccaatcagagaggAGACCAGTAG